DNA sequence from the Acidimicrobiales bacterium genome:
GGTGGCGGTGGCGTGGATGCGGATGATGGGGGTCGAGTCGGTGGCGTATCACCGTTCGACGGTGATGGACCGCTCCGATGACCATCCCGGCGCGGCGGTGGCGTACTACAGCTCGCGGGGCGAGTCGCCGTTGCGGTGGGGTGTGGGAGGAGCGGCCCGCCTCGGTCTGGCGGGGACGGTCACCCCTGAGGCGTATGAGGATGTGTTCGGCCCGGCCGGCGTCCGGGACCCGCTGACGGGTCGTCGTTTGGTGTCGACGAAGCGGCCCGGTCTCGAGCTGGTGGTGTCGGCGCACAAGTCGGTGGCCGAGCTGGGGGTGATCGGCCGGGTCGAGGACATGCACCGGATCCTCGACGCCGAGACCGCCGGCACTCTCGAGTATCTGGAGGAGTTGACCCGTGACCGGGGCGGCCGCCGGGGGCGTGCTGCGACACGGTCACCGACCTCAGGAATGACCTATGCAGTCACCCGGCATGCGACGTCTCGGGCGGGGGACCCGAACCCGCACGACCACGTGCTGATCGCGAACATCGTGGAGATGCTGGATGAGCGGGGCGGGTTCAAGGGCGCCGATACGGCGTTGTGGCGTGAGCATCTCCACGCCGCCACCGCCTACGGGCGGCTGCGCTCGGCTCGGGTGGCGGTCGAGCTCGGGTACGGGATCGTGCCCGATCGGGGGAAGTCGGGGCGGCTCGGGCACTGGGCCATCGCCGGCATCCCTGATGAGGCGATGGCGATCCACTCCAAGCGTGCTGCGCAGATCGACCAGGTGCTCGGGACCGGCGCCGCCACCGCCTACCGGGAACGGGCCATCGCGGCCCGCCGGACCCGGACCGCGAAGCGTCACGAACCGGTCGAGGACCTCGTCGAGCGTTGGAACCAGGAGCTGGCCGTCCATGGTCTCGATCGTGATGTCATCGCCGCCACGGTGGGCCTCGCTCACCGCACCCGCATCACCGGTGATCTCGACGACACGGCTCTGGATCGTTTGGCGGGGAGGCTCCTCGAGGCCGACGGCCGCCTCGCGGCGGACAAGGTGTTCTCCCGACGAGATGTGATCGTCGCCGCCGCACCGCACCTGTTCGGCCTCGACCCCGCCGTGCTGGGCCGGCTGGTCGACAAGGTGCTCGCCCACCCCTCCGCGGTCGCTCTCGAACCGAAGCCGTCCGCCTCGGAGCGGATGTACGCGCCTCGCTGCGTGATCGACACCGAACGAGCGATCGCCGAACGGGCCCGGGACCGGCACCAGCTCGGCACCGCCCCAGCGCTGCTCACCGCGCTCGTGGACACCACCATCCGCCGCACCGAAGCGGACCTGGCGGTGAAGCTCACCGC
Encoded proteins:
- a CDS encoding AAA family ATPase, which encodes MDRSDDHPGAAVAYYSSRGESPLRWGVGGAARLGLAGTVTPEAYEDVFGPAGVRDPLTGRRLVSTKRPGLELVVSAHKSVAELGVIGRVEDMHRILDAETAGTLEYLEELTRDRGGRRGRAATRSPTSGMTYAVTRHATSRAGDPNPHDHVLIANIVEMLDERGGFKGADTALWREHLHAATAYGRLRSARVAVELGYGIVPDRGKSGRLGHWAIAGIPDEAMAIHSKRAAQIDQVLGTGAATAYRERAIAARRTRTAKRHEPVEDLVERWNQELAVHGLDRDVIAATVGLAHRTRITGDLDDTALDRLAGRLLEADGRLAADKVFSRRDVIVAAAPHLFGLDPAVLGRLVDKVLAHPSAVALEPKPSASERMYAPRCVIDTERAIAERARDRHQLGTAPALLTALVDTTIRRTEADLAVKLTASQRRAVTGVCTSGRSLDVIIGVAGAGKTTALRAVRDAFELERRHVIATATSGQAARTVGHDAGIDSYTVASLLARLEHGNLTLDPNSVVVLDEAGMTDDAHLLALITHTSAAGAKLILVGDDRQLSAVGPGGGLRALAERFGGSVWELTENIRQPDITERQALAELRAGDIDTAVDWFARNQRIVTAADRHELYGAVVDGWLADTDRGADTVMLAWKRTTVDSLNQLARTAAQERGWLTGPEITAPGGTPYRAGDRVVTLAPISRNVVTSETGTVRRVDPDTGGLDIDFDNGRSYQLSRQHIGSDKLAHGYAITVHRAQGATVDTAHTIDDGGGRELAYVALSRARQHATVYVEADNLDQAIDDLTGNWAIERRQQWVTDTQTPALDRAARDSIEPPGLGL